The nucleotide sequence ACCTCAGTCATATTCACGCCAGGGACCCTCTGGAAAGCAAGCTCAACTCCCCAGAAACAACCTGCGGCGAACTCAGCAAACTCGTTTCCCGGCGCCGGAACATCGTTGTCGGGCTCCTCAGCTATCGGAGAAGGAACAATCGCAGGTTCAGCAACTAACTGAGGCTCCTGAGGTTTGAGAGAAGGAGCAACTTCAGGTGTATCTACAACATCTACTAGTTGAGTCTCCTGAACTTTCAGAGAAGAATCCATGTTAGTTAGTGTTGTGATCTTGTAATTGTTAAGCCTTGAAGGGATACTATAATAATGTGCATGAAGTATGCAACTAGATTGGTGGACACGTTTTGTTCATGCAATAGAAAAAGGAATGGCTCTCTTGCACTCTTTTTAATCTTTGTATGCGTTGGCTTCATTTGCCATATGCGTTGGCTTCATTTGCATGTGGATggattttggaaagaaaaaaaaaagattagacaatTATAATGAGTTTTCGATTGTACaatctttttatgtttgatttatgTTCATAGAGTGTAACATCATTATTATTGTAACACTGGAAATAAAATTCCATAAGTAGTAGTTACATAAATCTTGACACACAACGGTCCCTAAACGctaaatcctctgttttgggAGCGAAGCAGAGGGAAACACTTTTTTACCCGTAGCAGCGGATTGGGTCGTTGCAGCCTTTGGCACAAGATTGCCCGAGGCCGAACCGGCCACCTTTTGACAGGTACTGCTGCTGTTGATCTTCAGCTCTGTAGAATTTTTTAGCTGGTAAGATCTCAGTCATGATCTTCCTCTCCATTTGTTGCTGGTGACGTTCCAGTGACTCGCGGGCTAGTTTCTCCTGCTCAGGAGTGTAGAAGTATATCCCAGATCTGTATTGGGTTCCCACGTCATTTCCCTGATCACAGTAAAGTAAGAAATTGCAAGTATTCAATGGTATTGTAGAAGTAAACTAACTAGAAATCAGAAATTGAAGTATTCAATGGATCAAATGTTTCTCACAGGCCAAGGATTTGGTTTCGCATATAGAATTCAAGATATACTTAGCCTAGAGTCCGAACAAGATAACTTGCCTATAACCTAGTGAAATGACTCTTAACAAAAGTAGCAGTAATTAGCAAATGAGTATCGTTCTCTGTCCACAGAGGCAAGGCAAATGGTAAGTCAAGCTCACATTGAACAAGAATGCTAAAGCTGATCATACACaggacaagaaaaaaaaaacatctcagAAATCCATATCTCCACCTCAGTGAAAAAAGTAGGGCAACAGAGCTACTACAGAAGCTGAATTATAGCTACAACAGAAGCTCGATTAAATTACCTACTTAAGCCTCATAACTCTACAAAACAAACTTCCATATCATGTCTTTCCTCATAATCTATAAGGATGGACCAAAGTTCCAAAATTGAAAGTTTCTCAGAGTTAAGACTAAAGATGAAACCTGAAAGCCATCAGATTTTGGGATAAAATCCCTAAAGCACATACAACAAGTTCTCTATAATACTAAAGACGAAACCTTTATCAAATCCCCAAAactaaagattcaaactttttaacTCTTCAACCTACAAAATTTGGTAACACCGTACCTGACGATTCAAAGTGGTGGGATCATGCCTAGACCAGAACAAATCAAGCAGAGACTCATAACTGCAATCATTAGGATCATACTGAACCCTAACAACCTCGGTATGTCTCGTGGTTCCTTTACAGACATCTTCGTATGAAGGATTGTGTATGATCCCTTGTGTATACCCAACCTCAGTCTGAGTCACCCCTGGAACTCTCTGAAACGCCAGCTCAACACCCCAGAAACAACCAGCACCAAATTGGGCAAACTTATTCGCCGGTGACGGAGCGTCATCGTCTTTCCCCTGAGCTATCGGAGAAGGATCCATATTGCTTTGCCCACTTGATCCCAAACCCATCCTGTTGAGTATATTGTTCATTGAGAGATTTCTAATGACAGAGATGAAGACACGAGGGGGcttatggagagagagagagagagatgcagcGTTTGCGTTTTTAGTTGCGTTTACGATAAGAAACGGCAAAATCAGATAACCGAATTGAATCAAACCGAACCAGAAATTACGGTTTTAATTTGGTCATAAActcttaaaccaaaaatatataaaccgaaccgaatattCGCACTCGTACGCATTAAAATTAAGGGaaagtatatattatacatGATTACAAAACTCTCTTTTGTAACTTGCAAGTTTGTTAGTCACAATAAGACCATATGAATGGAAAAGCTAAAACcatcaaatatacaaaaatgcCCATACTACTACCGCTCGAACCACTGCCGTTAAAACGGGTGGCCGAGCTAGCGACTCCGGTCGCAGGGTTATTTTGCTTAGAAGAAGGTTGAAGAATCCCGGCAGCCGAGGCTTGGGGAGATCCAACGGGGGATTGAGATGGGGCATTGCCTTCGACGTTGACTCGTAACCTCATACCAGAGAAGCAATGGAGCCTATTACCGCATACAAAGAACCGGTCTCCCGGTTTGGAAAGTGAAACGGTCGTGTTCCCGTTTGTGAACGTACGGATCGCGTCTGTTGAGTTGCAGTTTTGGTAGTTGTTTTTATCAACTTCATATACACTGTGCGTCGATGAGTATTGGAACACTTGCAAAAACATTATATACGCATAAtcatatttagaaaatattataaagtttaatgAGGGATGTCTAGCGATTTTTAGAACAAGGATGTTAATTTAACTGTGTATATGATAGATACTTACTTAGAACATCACCAGAAGAGAATCGCTTGCCTGAAGTCCAAGACTCAAGATCGGAGCTTATGTCCCAACCGGAACTGTCTCCCACAAAGTATGTCGTTGCGTTGCATCTTCTTATTACTACTATCCCAGATATGATGCAAAGATTTAAAAGAAATAGCATCGTCGATGACTTCTCCATAGTGCAAgctgtttgtattttttttttaaattgcgtTTAATTATCTTGTATTGCTATCGTTTTCTATTATGTgatattgtaaatatatatgtgtatatatagagcATAGGTTAAGGTTGCTCATTGGTGGATAACCTAACTTCACAACCACCACAACATATATGATCTGCTTTGTTCCCTGgcctttaatttgtttgtgtttttttttttcttaacaattttTTCGTGTTTCACAATTCATAAGATTCCTGTGCTGTTAGGAATAGTCCTCAGCCCTCAAAATTGTTAGATCTTCATGAAGACATTGAAGAAGTATTGGGAAGATTGTAGCGACCTGTAAATAATgcatgtatctatatatatgatctagCTACTGGTTTGGTACTTTGATCTGAAGATAGAAGAAGTTTTTCcttggtttgagatttaaatCTCATCAGCACATTCAAaatgttgttttgttaatatacAAACAAAACCCAACATACTACACTTCCATTGTTTCTAAAAAACCaacacaaattaatttaaattaagttATAAATACACCATTTtctcattaaaaatattttgttaaatataaaccaataataaatcatactaaattcaaataatttcaattaATACTTCTTGGAGTTTACAAATTggtaaacattaattaattaaagagtgTGTAGAATTTGCATGATGAGGCTAAAATAACTACAACTTTATTCATGTCTATAAATTAGTTATTATGTACTTTtcgttttccaaaaatattcgCATAGGCTTGGAATTGGCATTGAGGGAGTTGAACCATATATAACTTCTCGACTAATCCTGAGGGTTTCTCTTTACCAAATCTACCTAAAATGCTTCCAGAGAATTTCCCTTGTAACTCCTTTTCTATTTGTTGGAACATGCatagtataaaaatttaaaatattactgttgggtgatgaaaaaaaaaattgctattGGGTTATTGTCTTTTGGGATACAAAGTTAAAAACATAGTCTATTTCTTAAAAcacatacaagaaaacaaaattgttttgtCCTAAAatataaccaattttttttttttttttttgcaagtttCATTCACCttttatgtatttatagaaATGAACTATTATACCAACTACTAAAAGGGCTAATATATCACTAGAAGCACTTTTAAATAGTACTTACTTTGATAACCAGCTAGCTAGATGTATTTCTATGGAAAATCAATGTAATAATATCTAACAAGTGCTAGTTATGTTactaatgtttttaaaaaaaattatacacttTTCATGATCCAtgaaacttctttttttgttgttaaagatGATTCATGGAACTTCATATTGATGTTAGTATATTAGCATGGTCCTTTGAATGTCGTCAGTGACATCAGACGGTTTTCATTGTCTCAAAACTTTGTACAATCATAAATGTCCGGTGCATGAAGGAACCGGCGCAATAATACATTTTACCTAGACCTCACGCAAGACCATATAACTATTccttttttacataatttatacaTTTCATACgacatatatatcaaatttatctATATATCCACATGTGTGTCCAACATATTTATGAAGGCTTGAAATCCGGACAAGAGGATGCTTTTTTGCGGAaagttttcctttgtttttttctagatGGTGCTATGAATGAGATCGAAGTCTctactaaaatattaataaatccATGTTAGTGTTTGTACTAAATATCCCAACATCGAATTAATGGCCTGCGTCATATCTGAATTTAGTCACTCTTATATATTTCGTACAACATATGAATGTTCATTATGACTCGTTATTGgtatacatatacattttgACAGTTACACATGCTCTAGAgcttccaagaagaagaagaagaataataaattaGTATTCGACCGTCATGTATTTATTACAACTCCGAATTGTCAAAAGACGGCTACAAAACCTTACTTATAGAGGAACTACTCGCACTTTCCCATTTAGTTCTCCCTTATTGTTAACCGATTTCTCAACATTAAGTTCAAATCTCAACAATGGAGAAAGGTGAGGATTCAAGTACATTCAAAATGGGGAATTCTGCACAAGAGAGAAGTTTACCGTATGTACCTGATTGTTATGTCGTCCCGCCTTCTTGCCAACCATGCGATTCAGATTCCGAAATCGTACCCACGATCGATGTTTCTCGGCTGAAAGGTGGCGATGATGAACGTCGAGAGGTTATTCGAGAGCTAAGTTTGGCATGTCAGCATCTTGGTTTTTTCCAAGTAAGTTAGTTCACATAATAAATGGGAAGTTATGAATATATGAATCATCTTTCATGAAAATTCGGTGGTAAGGAAAACTTCTATTTTCGAAATCCCATTGTGGATGTGGGATTGAATCCGGAATATTACACAGTAACAGTAcaattttaaactattttactACATGTTATATGCTCCACTAGATAACTGTTATCTGCTTACAGTGTGACAACCACGGATTCAATATAGTCAACATAGATTGTGTCACTATTTATATCCTATATATAGGTTTCAAACGATATCGTTTATTTCACGAATTCACGTTATATAAACTTTCTTAGTCGTTGAAATCAAAATATCTGCTCTGTAACGCGCTTAGTTTTATTTAACACACGCACGTGACGTGGCTGTCACATGCCGGGTCAAAACCGGTTTAAATGAAATTTCTGGTTAATTTGCTTCGATTTTTTACCAACATTTTCCGGTTCTCCTCAGTCCTCATCCCCTTTTaacttatttcttcttttggctGTATCAGATAGTGAACCATGGAATCAACCAGACCATACTAGACGACGCCTTGGAGGTTGCGAAAGGCTTCTTCGAGCTGCCTCCAAAGGAGAAAAATAAGTTTATGTCAAACGATGTGTACGCACCGGTTCGGTACAGTACGAGTCTCAAAGACGGTTTGGACAAAATCCAGTTCTGGAGGATCTTTCTAAAGCACTATGCACATCCTCTTCATCGTTGGATTCATCTTTGGCCTGAGAATCCACCCGGATACAGGTATTAGATGTCACTGATTAGGTCATACATAACATATACAttgcatatacaaaaataagCATAAAAGGGTTTGCTTATAGCGGCGCATTTTGTCCTTTTTCTTGTGCACCTAATGGACTCTATCACCTGGACCGTCCTAACTTAGGTAAGGTTTCAGAAacaatcctctgtttttctttagacaaacaaaaaaatatataataaaaaagaatcCTCTGTTTTACTTGGCAACCattcacttttttgtttctttatgttTAAAACAATGTTGATAATAtctgaacctttttttttcaaaaaaaaaaaatagatatatattatttgaactTCAAAATACTGAAGATCCTTCATGCAATAGACATTGTGTGATTGAAAACCTCAGTCTCAATTTAATTTCTTATCAACATTGTCTctcaatttatgtaattttgttgAAGCTAGTTAACGTGCTAATTTAGCCTTCcttgtctctttttttcttccattagtttttgatatattttccaCATTTCCTTAATCAGTTGTTGGTCCGTTTCTCTTACCGTTCTTTGTCTACATCCttaataattatagaatatagttttgtttttatttgtacgtagcacacatttttttattttgttctcaaATATAGCACacggttttgtttttctttctttatcatggtttttatgatTCCGTTTTGTTGcctctatattaaaaaaaaaaaaaaactaatttaaaatggTAATTAACTCCATAACATTTAGCTTTAGTTTACTCTTGTAAGCTCGAAATAATATCGTTGTAAAAGAGACTATGAACAAGAGGTATgttaaggggaaaaaaaaaaagaacttttatgtttttttcgtTCTCGGTAATGGAATATATTTATCAACATCTTTTAACTATACACACATGTATGTGCGTTTATGTAAATATCTCAGGGAAAAAATGGGAAAGTTCTGCGAGGAAGTGAGGAAGCTATCGATAGAGATAATGGGAGCAATAACGGAGAGCCTAGGGCTAGGGAGAGACTACCTGTCGTCTCGGATGGATGAAAACGGCACGCAAGTCATGGCCGTTAACTGCTATCCACCGTGTCCGGGCCCTGAGAAGGCGCTAGGCCTGCCGCCGCATTCAGACTATAGTTGCATCACCATCCTTCTACAGAACTTGGCCGGTCTTAAGATCTTCGATCCAATGGCTCATGGTGGCTCTGGCCGCTGGGTTGTTGTCCCACAAGTCACAGGTGTACTTAAGGTATGTTCCAACTGTTTCGGTTTAGACCTTAGCCAAAATTACCCGAAAGTGAACCCGTTTCGgtatagatataaataaaaatgtcattACCATATTCGTAAATttcaattccaaattttctttttatcatcgAATGAAAATGCTCTTTTCTTTAATTAGGTCCATATTGGCGACCATGTCGAAGTGCTAAGCAATGGATTATACAAGAGCGTCGTTCATAAAGTCACTTTAAATGAAGAGAAGACGAGAATCTCCCTCGCGAGCTTGCATAGCTTGGATATGAACGATAAGATGAGTGTACCGTGCGAATTGGTTAACGATGAAAATCCGGTACGGTACAAAGAGAGCAGCTTTaaagattttcttgattttctagTCAAGAATGACATTTCTCAAGGGGATAGGTTCATTGACACTCTCAGAATTAAGGACTGATCGAGTCGAACACGTTGTGGTTCAAGGTGTGTACGAGTAAGATATATAGCCCGGTTTGGTTTGGTACACGGTATGACTTAGTCCATGTCCTTCTACGTTTAAGTTGTGTGTTCAAATGGACATGTATagatatcaaatatatatatactagatgaagaccgcccgatgtgcgggtttaaagttttctaaattaaattaaatttaacaaaaatatattaaaatttgttgtacgttatttataaattttatttttgttataatatactgatttatatccaattacaaatcttttatatatgttactattaaaagtgtatttttctacacctaaatatactttttgttacaaatatattttttatcaccacctagaaaatgtttatatgaacatattaagccaactattttactttcacttctgcgtagttttttaattactaaaattgttggctcaaaaaacattttgcatTAAATTATATTACATACTATACTAATCagtgatgtatcatcacaataatgtataaCCCCCCATGAAGAAAACCTCGGGTCCGCTGTCATCCCTTATAGAATAATATATGAccccatggagaaaacctcgggtCCGCCCACATcccttatagagagaaccttgcgtccaacctcctccaccatggagagaaccttggctccgcattcctcccttggggagataaccttgtgtccaaccttctccaccatggagagaacctcggctctgccctcctcatgtgtggagagaacatgttcacatctttttgatatctcaaaatagcttactccaacaaccaatgaaagtaaaaacatttttctaacgtcacaaaatcttttgatagtaacaaatgttaaatttctcaatgtatttatggaagtgtctttgacataccatgatgtagcctctgtctatGTAAcacctcaaccgccaccttgcttagtgagcccatgtccactctcagtccatggatccaccttcctaagtggaccctacatctattctcggcccgtggacccacccatattcgatggccggtttattacgtctgggaggctttaaaaacttggttaccgaccctacaaatcaacaaatgatctttttgtgttttgtactgactcgcacagttccgacaatcacttccaggaaggttaaccatcatgaagttctctcaggactcttaacaaaaaaaattagtgcattttggtgacatatgtggccaaatcaattattttgaacctttccgcaaaccagggtgacacagtctttgagctcctatggatctatcaacaaagatttatgtttttacaatctatcta is from Camelina sativa cultivar DH55 chromosome 20, Cs, whole genome shotgun sequence and encodes:
- the LOC104768956 gene encoding peptide methionine sulfoxide reductase A3-like, which produces MNNILNRMGLGSSGQSNMDPSPIAQGKDDDAPSPANKFAQFGAGCFWGVELAFQRVPGVTQTEVGYTQGIIHNPSYEDVCKGTTRHTEVVRVQYDPNDCSYESLLDLFWSRHDPTTLNRQGNDVGTQYRSGIYFYTPEQEKLARESLERHQQQMERKIMTEILPAKKFYRAEDQQQQYLSKGGRFGLGQSCAKGCNDPIRCYG
- the LOC104768957 gene encoding stellacyanin-like, with the protein product MEKSSTMLFLLNLCIISGIVVIRRCNATTYFVGDSSGWDISSDLESWTSGKRFSSGDVLMFQYSSTHSVYEVDKNNYQNCNSTDAIRTFTNGNTTVSLSKPGDRFFVCGNRLHCFSGMRLRVNVEGNAPSQSPVGSPQASAAGILQPSSKQNNPATGVASSATRFNGSGSSGSSMGIFVYLMVLAFPFIWSYCD
- the LOC104772153 gene encoding protein DOWNY MILDEW RESISTANCE 6-like isoform X1, with product MSNDVYAPVRYSTSLKDGLDKIQFWRIFLKHYAHPLHRWIHLWPENPPGYREKMGKFCEEVRKLSIEIMGAITESLGLGRDYLSSRMDENGTQVMAVNCYPPCPGPEKALGLPPHSDYSCITILLQNLAGLKIFDPMAHGGSGRWVVVPQVTGVLKVHIGDHVEVLSNGLYKSVVHKVTLNEEKTRISLASLHSLDMNDKMSVPCELVNDENPVRYKESSFKDFLDFLVKNDISQGDRFIDTLRIKD
- the LOC104772153 gene encoding protein DMR6-LIKE OXYGENASE 2-like isoform X2, whose translation is MNKREKMGKFCEEVRKLSIEIMGAITESLGLGRDYLSSRMDENGTQVMAVNCYPPCPGPEKALGLPPHSDYSCITILLQNLAGLKIFDPMAHGGSGRWVVVPQVTGVLKVHIGDHVEVLSNGLYKSVVHKVTLNEEKTRISLASLHSLDMNDKMSVPCELVNDENPVRYKESSFKDFLDFLVKNDISQGDRFIDTLRIKD